One Bradyrhizobium sp. ISRA464 genomic window carries:
- a CDS encoding methyl-accepting chemotaxis protein, with protein MKLSNLKITPKLGILVGVTLLGLCAAGILAGYLMQREMVSARFEQSKAIAEMARNMAIGLQKQVDAGQMTKDAAIAEFGRRGNTLNYDNGSGYVFAYTMDGVTILAPDSKQIGQNRLDVETNGRKLARELRDGVAAEGDVTLRYEFRKPGQEQPIRKLSYAVAIPGWNMFVGTGVYLDDLDAKMKPIAWLLGLAILGIGVLSGSIAWLIGRSISRPLDQLGARMRDIADGKLDGDIPGVGRGDEVGAMAATVQIFKDNAVKIRDLEQAEAASQARAAADRRSAMENIANDFERSVNGIVRSVATAAAGMQTTAQSMTATASDASARAATVGAASESASNNVGTVAAAAEELSSSVAEIARQVARSSEVASRAVADAERTNATVQALSTGAEKIGEVVKLIHSIAAQTNLLALNATIEAARAGESGRGFAVVASEVKALANQTAKATEEISAQVAAMQASTGEAVTSIGGITTTIAQMSEITASISTAIDQQGDATREIARNIQQVAAGSSEISAHIGGVTTAASATGTAAGDVLSNARELDTQSGMLRDAVDEFLQKVRAA; from the coding sequence TTGAAGCTGTCAAATCTGAAGATCACCCCCAAGCTCGGCATTCTGGTGGGGGTGACGCTCCTTGGCCTGTGCGCGGCCGGCATCCTCGCCGGCTACCTCATGCAGCGTGAGATGGTGAGCGCACGTTTCGAGCAGAGCAAGGCGATCGCCGAAATGGCGCGCAACATGGCGATCGGGCTGCAGAAGCAGGTGGATGCGGGCCAGATGACCAAGGATGCGGCGATTGCCGAGTTCGGCCGTCGCGGCAACACGCTCAACTATGATAATGGCTCCGGTTATGTGTTCGCCTATACGATGGATGGCGTCACGATTCTTGCCCCGGATTCGAAGCAGATCGGCCAGAACCGCCTCGACGTCGAAACCAATGGCCGCAAGCTGGCGCGTGAGTTGCGTGACGGCGTGGCCGCCGAGGGCGATGTCACCTTGCGCTATGAATTTAGGAAGCCGGGCCAGGAGCAGCCGATCCGCAAGCTGTCCTACGCGGTCGCCATTCCCGGCTGGAACATGTTCGTCGGCACCGGCGTCTATCTCGACGATCTCGACGCGAAGATGAAGCCGATCGCGTGGCTGCTCGGCCTTGCGATCCTCGGTATCGGTGTTCTCTCGGGCTCGATCGCCTGGCTGATCGGCCGCAGCATCTCCCGGCCGCTCGACCAGCTCGGCGCCCGCATGCGCGACATCGCCGACGGCAAGCTCGACGGCGACATCCCCGGTGTCGGCCGCGGCGACGAGGTCGGCGCGATGGCGGCGACCGTCCAGATCTTCAAGGACAATGCGGTCAAGATCCGCGATCTCGAACAGGCCGAGGCCGCGAGCCAGGCCCGCGCCGCCGCCGATCGCCGCTCCGCCATGGAAAACATCGCCAACGACTTCGAGCGCAGCGTGAACGGCATCGTCCGCTCGGTGGCAACAGCCGCCGCCGGCATGCAGACCACCGCGCAGTCGATGACCGCGACCGCGAGCGACGCCAGTGCGCGCGCAGCGACCGTCGGTGCGGCGTCCGAGAGCGCCTCCAACAATGTCGGCACCGTTGCCGCCGCGGCCGAAGAGCTCTCCAGCTCGGTTGCCGAGATCGCCCGCCAGGTGGCGCGCTCCAGCGAGGTCGCCAGCCGGGCGGTGGCCGATGCCGAACGCACCAACGCGACCGTGCAGGCGCTGTCCACCGGCGCCGAGAAGATCGGCGAGGTAGTCAAGCTGATTCACTCGATCGCGGCCCAGACCAATCTGCTCGCGCTCAACGCCACCATCGAGGCGGCGCGCGCCGGCGAATCCGGTCGTGGTTTTGCGGTGGTCGCCTCCGAGGTGAAGGCGCTCGCCAACCAGACCGCGAAGGCCACCGAGGAAATCTCGGCTCAGGTCGCGGCGATGCAGGCCTCCACCGGCGAGGCGGTGACCTCGATCGGCGGCATCACCACAACCATCGCACAGATGAGCGAGATCACCGCCTCGATCTCGACTGCGATCGACCAGCAGGGCGACGCGACCCGCGAGATCGCGCGCAACATCCAGCAGGTCGCGGCCGGCTCGAGCGAGATCTCGGCGCATATCGGCGGCGTTACCACCGCGGCGTCGGCGACCGGCACCGCGGCGGGCGACGTGCTGTCGAACGCCCGCGAGCTCGACACCCAGTCCGGCATGCTGCGGGATGCGGTCGACGAATTCCTGCAGAAGGTGCGCGCGGCTTAA
- a CDS encoding C-terminal binding protein codes for MSKFRVVTPKGASFTVAGGGYDYEREALDSIGAEIIEAPANEAEFIAAAKTADAIYAKGMPITKTIIDALENCKVITLGSVGVDSVDVKAATARGIPVTNIPDTFIEEVADHAMMLLLAGFRRLIEQDKMVRTGRWAEGRPALLKIPRLMGQTLGFISFGRVARAVAKRAAPFGLRMMAYDPFIQETLMYDHGVIPATLSEVLSQSDFVSMHAPARPEVHHMLTEKHFRQMKKSAIFINTGRGATVDEESLIKALQEGWIAHAALDVLEKEPPSPNNPMLGMDNVTLTAHVASASARFDEARKRRVGYELSLVLQGMWPVSCVNPSVLQNTALRRWQPVSMDRGPNS; via the coding sequence ATGTCGAAATTCAGAGTGGTCACGCCGAAGGGCGCGAGCTTCACGGTTGCCGGCGGCGGCTACGACTATGAAAGGGAGGCGCTCGACTCGATCGGCGCCGAGATCATCGAGGCTCCGGCCAACGAGGCCGAGTTCATCGCCGCGGCAAAGACCGCCGACGCGATCTACGCCAAGGGCATGCCGATCACCAAGACGATCATCGACGCGCTTGAGAACTGCAAGGTGATCACGCTCGGCAGCGTCGGCGTCGACTCCGTCGACGTGAAGGCGGCGACCGCCCGCGGCATTCCCGTCACCAACATCCCCGACACCTTCATCGAGGAGGTGGCCGACCACGCCATGATGCTGCTGCTCGCCGGATTCCGCCGCCTGATCGAGCAGGACAAGATGGTGCGCACCGGCCGCTGGGCCGAGGGCCGCCCGGCGCTGCTGAAGATTCCTCGCCTGATGGGGCAGACGCTCGGCTTCATTTCCTTCGGCCGGGTCGCGCGCGCGGTGGCCAAACGCGCCGCCCCGTTCGGCTTGCGGATGATGGCCTACGACCCGTTCATCCAGGAAACGCTGATGTATGACCACGGCGTGATACCGGCGACGCTGTCGGAGGTATTGTCACAATCGGATTTCGTCTCGATGCACGCCCCGGCGCGGCCCGAGGTGCACCACATGCTGACCGAGAAGCATTTCCGCCAGATGAAAAAATCGGCAATCTTCATCAACACCGGGCGCGGCGCCACCGTCGACGAGGAGTCGCTGATCAAGGCGTTGCAGGAGGGCTGGATCGCTCATGCCGCGCTCGACGTGCTGGAAAAGGAGCCGCCGTCACCCAACAACCCGATGCTCGGGATGGACAATGTTACCTTGACCGCCCATGTCGCCTCGGCCTCGGCACGTTTTGACGAGGCGCGCAAGCGCCGGGTGGGCTACGAATTGTCACTAGTGCTGCAAGGCATGTGGCCGGTAAGCTGCGTCAATCCGTCGGTGCTGCAGAACACCGCGCTGCGCCGCTGGCAGCCTGTCAGCATGGATCGCGGTCCGAACAGCTAG
- a CDS encoding extracellular solute-binding protein produces MKTEITRRDALALGVSAAALVATGASAQDASKVKAADAAAPSLPIEKGASLRMLRPVRFVQADEDVFRANAKKFTDKTGVEVKVDFVGWEDINQQTAVTSNSGAGPDMIIGFGDAPHIYIDKLVELTDVADYLDKRYGGWLALARRYGMRSKSKSWIGLPFGASGGPLVYRKSLVNAAGFDKVPEDHAGFLELCKKLKAAGKPAGFALGNAVGDGNGFANWLLWSHNAALLNEEGNIIINSKETVAALKYLKELYPTFIAGTPSWNDVSNNRAYSSQEIGLTANGVSLYFSLKNDPATKAIADDTQHQFLIKGLAPTSPMSGLTLNAMVFKHSKYPNAAKAFLQFMLEHEQYEPWLNANSGYWSQPLAAYADAAVWSSDPKVAIFKDTMKSPYYNGYKGPISTATGAVNADYVLVQMCASVATDAATPEAAAAEAERRAKRYFRR; encoded by the coding sequence ATGAAGACCGAGATTACGCGCCGCGACGCCTTGGCGCTGGGGGTTTCCGCGGCGGCACTGGTCGCGACCGGCGCGTCGGCGCAAGATGCGTCGAAAGTAAAGGCTGCTGACGCGGCGGCGCCGTCGCTGCCGATCGAGAAGGGCGCGTCCTTGCGGATGCTGCGGCCGGTGCGCTTCGTCCAAGCCGACGAAGACGTGTTCCGTGCCAACGCCAAGAAGTTCACCGACAAGACCGGCGTCGAGGTCAAGGTCGACTTCGTCGGCTGGGAGGACATCAACCAGCAGACCGCCGTGACATCGAATTCCGGCGCCGGCCCCGACATGATCATCGGCTTCGGCGACGCGCCGCACATCTATATCGACAAGCTGGTCGAGCTGACCGACGTCGCCGACTATCTCGACAAGCGTTATGGCGGCTGGCTGGCGCTGGCGCGGCGCTACGGCATGCGTTCCAAGTCCAAGAGCTGGATCGGGCTGCCGTTTGGCGCCTCGGGCGGTCCCCTCGTCTACCGCAAGTCGCTGGTCAATGCCGCCGGCTTCGACAAGGTGCCGGAGGACCATGCCGGCTTCCTCGAGCTCTGCAAGAAGCTGAAGGCGGCAGGCAAGCCCGCGGGCTTCGCGCTCGGCAACGCGGTCGGCGACGGCAACGGCTTCGCCAACTGGCTGTTGTGGTCGCACAACGCCGCGCTGCTGAATGAGGAAGGCAACATCATCATCAACAGCAAGGAGACCGTGGCCGCGCTGAAATATCTGAAGGAGCTCTATCCGACCTTCATTGCCGGCACGCCGTCGTGGAACGACGTTTCCAACAACCGCGCCTACTCATCGCAAGAGATCGGCCTGACCGCAAACGGCGTCTCGCTGTATTTCTCGCTGAAGAACGATCCCGCGACCAAGGCGATCGCCGACGACACCCAGCATCAGTTCCTGATCAAGGGGCTGGCCCCGACCTCGCCGATGTCGGGCCTGACCCTGAATGCGATGGTGTTCAAGCACAGCAAGTATCCCAACGCGGCGAAGGCATTCCTGCAGTTTATGCTCGAGCACGAACAGTACGAGCCGTGGCTCAACGCCAACTCCGGCTACTGGTCGCAGCCGCTGGCGGCCTACGCCGACGCCGCGGTGTGGTCGAGCGACCCCAAGGTCGCGATCTTCAAGGACACGATGAAGAGCCCCTATTACAACGGTTACAAGGGGCCGATTTCGACCGCCACCGGCGCCGTCAACGCCGACTACGTGCTGGTGCAGATGTGCGCATCGGTCGCAACCGACGCGGCGACGCCGGAGGCCGCGGCGGCGGAAGCCGAGCGGCGCGCCAAGCGGTATTTCCGCCGCTGA
- a CDS encoding sugar ABC transporter permease: protein MSVTTLPSRGMALRQPNWLMRLFDYKPFLVVVCLTPAIGLLAVFLTYPLGLGIWLAFTDTTIGRSGVYVGLENFQYLLSDPLWWSAVFYSIFYTAVATFGKFALGFWLALLLNNHFPFKSLIRAIVLLPWIVPTVLSALAFWWIYDPQFSIISYLLVDVLHWRTTNVDFLGSPWPARFSLIVANIWRGIPFVAISLLAGLQTISPSLYEAAMLDGATAWQRFRYITFPMMMPILAIVMTFSIIFTFTDFQLVYAITRGGPVNSTHLLATLAFQRGIAGGELGEGAAIAVSMIPFLVFATLFSYFGLARRKWQQGEAND, encoded by the coding sequence ATGTCTGTAACGACTCTGCCATCGCGAGGAATGGCGCTGCGCCAGCCGAACTGGCTCATGCGTCTGTTCGATTACAAGCCGTTCCTGGTCGTGGTGTGCCTCACGCCCGCGATCGGCCTGCTCGCGGTGTTCCTGACCTACCCGCTGGGCCTCGGCATCTGGCTCGCCTTCACCGACACCACGATCGGCCGCAGCGGCGTCTATGTGGGGCTGGAGAACTTCCAGTACCTGCTCAGCGATCCCCTGTGGTGGAGCGCGGTGTTCTACAGCATCTTCTACACCGCGGTCGCGACCTTCGGAAAGTTCGCGCTCGGCTTCTGGCTGGCGCTGCTGCTCAACAACCATTTCCCGTTCAAGAGCCTGATCCGCGCCATTGTGCTGCTGCCGTGGATCGTGCCGACCGTGCTGTCGGCGCTGGCCTTCTGGTGGATCTACGATCCGCAGTTCTCGATCATCTCCTATCTGCTGGTCGACGTGCTGCATTGGCGCACCACGAATGTCGACTTTCTCGGCTCGCCCTGGCCGGCGCGCTTCTCGCTAATCGTGGCCAATATCTGGCGCGGCATCCCGTTCGTCGCGATCTCGCTGCTGGCGGGATTGCAGACCATCTCGCCTTCGCTTTACGAAGCCGCGATGCTCGACGGCGCCACCGCCTGGCAGCGCTTCCGCTACATCACCTTCCCGATGATGATGCCGATCCTGGCGATCGTGATGACGTTCTCGATCATCTTCACCTTCACCGATTTCCAGCTCGTCTACGCCATCACCCGCGGCGGCCCGGTCAATTCGACCCACCTGCTCGCGACGCTGGCGTTCCAGCGCGGCATCGCCGGCGGCGAGCTCGGCGAGGGCGCGGCGATCGCGGTCTCGATGATCCCGTTCCTCGTGTTCGCGACGCTGTTCAGCTACTTCGGCCTCGCACGCCGCAAATGGCAGCAGGGAGAAGCCAATGACTGA
- a CDS encoding carbohydrate ABC transporter permease, with product MTDVAAQSSNVGSATPDTMAWDSRARRVVMIYLPLACFIVILLFPFYWMAITSFKPNAELLNYKEHNPFWITSPTLAHIKHLLFETDYPRWLKTTMLVAIGSTFLSLFASTLAAYAIERLRFRGSPYVGLGIYLAYLVPPSILFIPLATVIVQFGLFDSPMALILVYPTFLVPFCTWLLIGYFKSIPYELEECALVDGATRLQILRRITLPLAVPGLISAGIFSFTLSWNEFIYALAFIQSGANKTVPVAIVTELITGDVYQWGALMAGSLLGSLPVALFYSLFVDYYVSSLTGAVKE from the coding sequence ATGACTGACGTAGCAGCCCAATCGAGCAACGTCGGCAGCGCCACGCCCGATACGATGGCGTGGGATTCCCGCGCGCGCCGCGTGGTGATGATCTACCTGCCGCTCGCCTGTTTCATCGTGATCCTGCTGTTCCCGTTCTACTGGATGGCGATCACCTCGTTCAAACCGAACGCGGAGCTCTTGAACTACAAGGAGCACAACCCGTTCTGGATCACTTCGCCGACGCTCGCGCATATCAAGCACCTGCTGTTCGAGACCGACTATCCGCGCTGGCTAAAGACGACGATGCTGGTCGCGATCGGTTCGACCTTCCTGTCGCTGTTCGCCTCGACCCTGGCGGCCTATGCGATCGAGCGGCTGCGTTTCCGCGGCAGCCCCTATGTCGGCCTCGGCATCTACCTCGCCTATCTGGTGCCGCCGTCGATCCTGTTCATTCCGCTCGCCACCGTGATCGTGCAGTTCGGCCTGTTCGATTCACCGATGGCGCTGATCCTGGTCTATCCGACCTTCCTGGTTCCGTTCTGCACCTGGCTCCTGATCGGCTATTTCAAGTCGATCCCTTACGAGCTCGAGGAGTGCGCGCTGGTCGACGGCGCGACGCGGCTGCAGATCTTGCGCCGGATCACGCTGCCGCTCGCGGTGCCCGGCCTGATCTCGGCCGGTATCTTCTCCTTCACGCTGTCCTGGAACGAGTTCATCTATGCGCTCGCCTTCATCCAGAGCGGCGCCAACAAGACGGTGCCGGTCGCGATCGTCACCGAGCTCATCACCGGCGACGTCTACCAGTGGGGCGCGCTGATGGCAGGCTCGCTGCTCGGCTCGCTGCCGGTGGCGCTGTTCTACTCGCTGTTCGTCGACTACTACGTGTCGTCTCTGACCGGCGCGGTGAAGGAATAG
- a CDS encoding antibiotic biosynthesis monooxygenase — translation MFIAMNRFQVKKGSEEAFETVWNTRESYLGDLPGFIEFHLVKGPEAEDHTLYATHTVWADKAAFEAWTRSEAFRRAHSRAGNETGGSLYLGHPKFEGFEVLITERNKGAAA, via the coding sequence ATGTTCATCGCAATGAACCGGTTTCAGGTGAAGAAGGGCTCGGAGGAAGCGTTCGAAACGGTCTGGAATACGCGGGAATCCTATCTCGGCGATCTGCCGGGCTTCATCGAGTTTCATCTGGTGAAGGGCCCTGAGGCCGAGGACCACACACTCTACGCGACCCATACGGTGTGGGCCGACAAGGCGGCGTTCGAGGCCTGGACCAGGTCGGAGGCGTTCCGCCGCGCCCATTCCCGCGCCGGCAACGAGACCGGCGGCAGCCTCTATCTCGGCCATCCCAAGTTCGAGGGGTTCGAGGTGCTGATTACCGAGCGCAACAAGGGCGCCGCAGCGTGA
- a CDS encoding enoyl-CoA hydratase-related protein, producing MSYQHIIVDDPRPRVRRITLNRPEKRNALNNQLRSEIFEVLEQADHDPDISISIVRGAGPCFSAGYDLSADNRVDQPYHSASGPGQWSRHVVEGWFSIWDLAKPVIAQVHGYCLAGGTELATACDVVYVADDAQIGYPPVRLMSPPDMQYQPWLVGMRRAMELMLTGDAMSGREAAEWGFATRSFPLAELEAKTLDFAERAAKVPIELQQLNKRSVHRAMEIMGARAAMRAGTEIQALAFTTEASKAYMSSFRRDGGSVKAQLDQRDTTFGDYRTKKP from the coding sequence ATGAGCTACCAGCACATCATCGTCGACGATCCGCGCCCGCGCGTCCGGCGCATCACGCTGAACCGCCCGGAGAAGCGCAACGCACTGAACAACCAACTGCGCAGCGAGATCTTCGAGGTGCTGGAACAGGCCGACCACGATCCGGATATTTCCATCTCGATCGTGCGCGGCGCAGGGCCCTGCTTCTCCGCAGGCTACGACCTGTCGGCCGACAATCGTGTCGACCAGCCCTATCATTCGGCATCCGGTCCCGGCCAATGGTCGCGCCACGTGGTCGAGGGCTGGTTCTCGATCTGGGACCTCGCAAAACCCGTGATCGCGCAGGTGCACGGCTATTGCCTCGCCGGCGGCACCGAGCTCGCCACCGCCTGCGATGTCGTCTACGTCGCCGACGATGCCCAGATCGGCTATCCGCCGGTGCGGCTGATGAGCCCGCCCGACATGCAGTATCAACCCTGGCTGGTCGGCATGCGCCGCGCCATGGAGTTGATGCTGACCGGCGACGCGATGTCCGGTCGCGAGGCGGCCGAATGGGGCTTTGCGACGCGCTCGTTTCCGCTTGCCGAGCTGGAGGCGAAGACACTCGATTTCGCCGAGCGTGCCGCGAAGGTGCCGATCGAGCTGCAGCAGCTCAACAAGCGCTCAGTGCACCGCGCGATGGAGATCATGGGCGCCCGCGCCGCGATGCGCGCCGGCACCGAGATCCAGGCGCTGGCCTTCACGACGGAAGCGAGCAAGGCGTACATGTCCTCATTCCGCCGCGACGGCGGCAGCGTGAAAGCCCAGCTCGACCAGCGCGACACGACGTTCGGGGATTATCGGACGAAGAAGCCGTAA
- a CDS encoding mucoidy inhibitor MuiA family protein, producing MRLIANCLVTTSLVLVTALVAGPLHAADLDATSNVDAVTVYPDGASVTRVITLDLPAGDNTLVAKDFPLLLDPSSLRVEGEAGAKLSIGAVDTREPRKVEPANLPEIDKRIEALKDERADLQGSIAAAEARRKFATRFAEASPAGLGEKGEARPVSEWRAAFAAVADEVATADSAIRDARRKQRDIDREIARLEADRAAKPPSKREVRIDVASTAATKATLRVTYSVPNARWTPLYDARLDTGAKDRKPAMELVRRAEITQSTGEDWSNVALGVSTVRVARGGNAPDLNSLIVQYPQPPRPMAAAKALDSMQRSALAPAPEAEQGEASLRKHAEEREATAEVGAFQATFRIPGRVSVAANEGAKSLRISTATIAPDLAIRAAPVIDPTAFLEASFVQGDDAPLLPGRVSIYRDGIFVGHGRMAATAKDETVRLGFGADDKVKIERTVVKRNEGSAGLIVTTSKTDERAFKTTVRNSHDFPIKVAVVDQLPVSETDEIVVEMLPSSTPATTTNLRDKRGVLEWAFEAKPGEIRDVNFAWRLRWPKHKGVVMVPAG from the coding sequence ATGCGATTGATTGCGAACTGCCTCGTGACCACCAGCCTGGTGCTGGTCACTGCCCTGGTCGCCGGGCCGCTGCACGCGGCCGATCTCGACGCGACGTCGAATGTCGACGCCGTCACCGTCTATCCCGACGGTGCGAGCGTCACCCGCGTCATCACGCTGGACCTGCCTGCGGGTGACAATACCCTGGTCGCGAAGGATTTCCCGTTGTTGCTCGATCCGTCCTCGCTGCGGGTGGAAGGTGAGGCGGGCGCAAAGCTTTCGATCGGCGCGGTCGACACGCGAGAGCCGCGTAAGGTCGAGCCGGCAAACCTGCCGGAGATCGACAAGCGCATCGAAGCGTTGAAGGACGAACGCGCCGATCTGCAGGGAAGCATTGCGGCAGCCGAGGCGCGGCGCAAGTTCGCTACCCGCTTTGCCGAGGCCTCGCCGGCAGGTCTCGGCGAGAAGGGCGAGGCACGACCGGTGAGCGAATGGCGCGCCGCATTCGCCGCCGTCGCGGACGAGGTCGCAACCGCGGACAGCGCGATCCGTGACGCCAGGCGCAAGCAGCGCGATATCGACCGCGAGATCGCGCGGCTCGAGGCCGACCGCGCCGCCAAGCCGCCGAGCAAGCGCGAGGTGCGGATCGACGTTGCCTCCACGGCCGCGACCAAGGCGACGCTGCGCGTGACCTATTCGGTGCCCAACGCCCGCTGGACCCCGCTCTATGACGCCCGCCTCGACACCGGCGCGAAGGATCGCAAGCCGGCCATGGAGCTGGTGCGCCGCGCCGAGATCACGCAATCGACCGGCGAGGACTGGTCGAACGTCGCGCTCGGCGTCTCCACCGTCCGCGTCGCGCGCGGCGGCAATGCGCCCGACCTCAATTCGCTGATCGTGCAATATCCGCAGCCGCCGCGGCCGATGGCGGCAGCCAAGGCATTAGATAGCATGCAGCGTTCGGCGCTCGCGCCGGCACCGGAGGCCGAGCAGGGCGAGGCTTCGCTTCGCAAGCACGCCGAGGAGCGAGAGGCGACCGCCGAGGTCGGCGCCTTCCAGGCCACCTTCAGGATTCCCGGGCGCGTCAGCGTCGCCGCCAATGAGGGGGCGAAAAGCCTGCGCATCTCGACAGCGACGATCGCGCCGGACCTCGCGATCCGCGCCGCCCCGGTGATCGATCCCACGGCCTTCCTGGAGGCGAGCTTCGTGCAGGGGGACGACGCGCCGCTGCTGCCGGGGCGGGTGTCGATCTACCGCGACGGCATCTTCGTCGGCCACGGCCGGATGGCGGCGACGGCGAAGGACGAGACGGTACGGCTCGGCTTCGGCGCCGACGACAAGGTCAAGATCGAGCGCACGGTGGTGAAACGCAACGAGGGCTCCGCCGGGCTGATCGTGACGACGTCGAAGACCGACGAGCGCGCGTTCAAGACCACGGTGCGCAACAGCCACGATTTCCCGATCAAGGTCGCGGTCGTCGATCAATTGCCGGTCAGCGAGACCGACGAGATCGTGGTCGAGATGTTGCCTTCGAGCACGCCCGCGACCACCACCAATCTGCGCGACAAGCGCGGCGTGCTGGAATGGGCGTTCGAGGCCAAGCCCGGTGAGATCAGAGACGTCAACTTCGCCTGGCGGCTGCGCTGGCCGAAGCACAAGGGCGTCGTGATGGTGCCGGCGGGCTAG
- a CDS encoding acetyl-CoA C-acyltransferase → MREAVIVSYARTGLAKSGRGGFNITPPMSLAAHAIKHAVDRAGVDKEYVEDCYLGNCAHGAPNIGRQAALLAGLPKSTAGVSVNRFCSSGLQTIAMAANSIRSDGSDCIVAGGVESISIPGGGSPKESIDPDLLKTAPDIFMAMIDTADIVAERYKVSREYQDEYSLESQRRMAAAQQANKFKDEIVPMKTRMKVVDKVTKAESIVDYVVDRDECNRPDTTLEGLAKLEPVKGPGKYITAGNASQLSDGAAAVVLMEAKDAEKRGLNPMGRFVAWASAGCEPDEMGIGPIYAVPKLLKRHGLKIDDIDLWELNEAFASQCLYSRDKLGIDPDKYNVNGGSIAIGHPFGMTGARLTGHLLQEGRRRKAKWGVVTMCIGGGQGGAGLFEIYS, encoded by the coding sequence ATGCGTGAAGCCGTAATCGTTTCCTATGCGCGCACCGGCCTGGCGAAGTCCGGCCGTGGCGGATTCAACATCACCCCGCCGATGTCGCTCGCCGCGCACGCGATCAAGCACGCCGTCGATCGCGCCGGCGTCGACAAGGAGTATGTCGAGGACTGCTATCTCGGTAATTGCGCGCATGGCGCGCCGAACATCGGCCGCCAGGCGGCGCTGCTCGCCGGCTTGCCGAAGTCGACCGCCGGCGTCTCGGTGAACCGCTTCTGTTCGTCGGGCCTGCAGACCATCGCGATGGCCGCCAACTCGATCCGCTCCGACGGCTCGGACTGCATCGTCGCCGGCGGCGTCGAGAGCATCTCGATTCCCGGCGGCGGCTCGCCGAAGGAATCGATCGATCCGGATCTGCTCAAGACCGCGCCCGACATCTTCATGGCGATGATCGACACCGCCGACATCGTCGCCGAGCGTTACAAGGTCAGCCGTGAATACCAGGATGAATATTCGCTGGAGTCGCAGCGCCGCATGGCGGCCGCGCAGCAGGCCAACAAGTTCAAGGACGAGATCGTCCCGATGAAGACCAGGATGAAGGTGGTCGACAAGGTGACCAAGGCCGAGTCGATCGTCGACTACGTCGTGGATCGCGACGAGTGCAACCGTCCCGACACCACGCTGGAAGGCCTGGCAAAACTCGAGCCGGTGAAGGGCCCGGGCAAGTACATCACCGCCGGCAATGCCAGTCAGCTCTCCGACGGCGCCGCCGCGGTGGTGCTGATGGAAGCCAAGGATGCAGAAAAGCGCGGCCTCAACCCGATGGGCCGTTTCGTCGCCTGGGCTTCGGCCGGCTGCGAGCCCGACGAGATGGGCATCGGCCCGATCTACGCCGTGCCGAAGTTGTTGAAGCGCCACGGCCTGAAGATCGACGACATCGATCTCTGGGAGCTCAACGAGGCCTTCGCCAGCCAGTGCCTCTACTCGCGCGACAAGCTCGGCATCGATCCGGACAAGTACAACGTTAATGGTGGCTCGATCGCGATCGGCCATCCCTTCGGTATGACCGGCGCGCGTCTCACCGGCCACCTGCTGCAGGAAGGCCGTCGCCGCAAGGCCAAGTGGGGCGTCGTGACCATGTGCATCGGCGGCGGCCAGGGCGGCGCCGGCCTGTTCGAGATCTACAGCTGA